A single region of the Biomaibacter acetigenes genome encodes:
- the rlmH gene encoding 23S rRNA (pseudouridine(1915)-N(3))-methyltransferase RlmH, with protein sequence MNIIILAVGKLKEKYIKDGIKEYEKRLKPYCRLDIIEVAEEKAPETLSDSEKLQVLEKEGKRILEKLNPSSFVIPLCIEGEQYSSEQMAQKMSSLMVSGTSHITFIIGGSLGLSDEVKARGHLKLSFSAFTFPHQLMRLILVEQIYRWFKIMRGEPYHR encoded by the coding sequence TTGAATATCATTATACTGGCTGTAGGAAAACTGAAAGAAAAATACATAAAAGACGGCATAAAGGAGTATGAAAAGCGCCTCAAGCCTTACTGCCGTTTAGACATCATAGAGGTGGCCGAAGAAAAAGCCCCCGAAACGTTAAGCGATTCGGAAAAGCTACAGGTGCTGGAAAAAGAGGGAAAGCGAATCCTGGAAAAGTTAAACCCCTCAAGCTTTGTTATACCCCTTTGCATCGAAGGCGAGCAGTATTCCTCCGAGCAGATGGCCCAAAAGATGAGCAGCCTCATGGTCTCCGGCACCTCCCATATTACCTTTATCATAGGCGGTTCCCTGGGCCTTTCCGATGAAGTAAAGGCCCGGGGCCACCTGAAGCTTTCCTTTTCGGCCTTCACCTTCCCCCACCAGCTCATGCGCCTGATACTCGTAGAGCAGATCTACCGGTGGTTCAAGATAATGCGGGGGGAGCCGTATCACCGTTAA
- a CDS encoding type II toxin-antitoxin system VapB family antitoxin — MRTNIDIDEKLLHEAFKYLKVKTKKELVNTALKEFIENHKRKNLMELKGKIAFREDYDHKKMREGV; from the coding sequence ATGCGCACAAATATCGACATTGATGAAAAATTGCTCCATGAGGCTTTTAAATATTTAAAGGTCAAAACAAAAAAAGAACTCGTAAATACTGCATTAAAAGAATTTATAGAGAATCATAAACGGAAAAACTTGATGGAGCTGAAAGGGAAGATAGCTTTTAGAGAAGATTATGATCACAAAAAAATGAGGGAAGGTGTTTAA
- the vapC gene encoding type II toxin-antitoxin system VapC family toxin, whose amino-acid sequence MVLVDTSVLISYFKGINNKSTEKFQYILSNNIPFGINNFIYQELLQGAASEKDFNKLKEYLDTQRFYELRHGKKSYEEAARMYFRCRKAGITVRSTIDLLIAQTAIENDLLLLHNDRDFYNIADVIKELKLYE is encoded by the coding sequence GTGGTCCTTGTAGATACCTCGGTCCTCATTTCATATTTTAAAGGAATCAACAATAAATCCACGGAAAAATTCCAGTATATCCTTTCTAACAATATCCCTTTTGGTATCAATAATTTTATTTATCAGGAGTTGCTGCAGGGCGCCGCGTCAGAGAAGGATTTTAATAAATTAAAAGAGTATCTTGATACACAAAGATTTTATGAGTTGCGCCATGGGAAAAAATCTTATGAAGAAGCGGCGAGAATGTATTTTAGATGCAGGAAAGCAGGAATAACGGTGCGAAGTACTATTGACCTATTGATTGCCCAAACGGCCATAGAAAATGATCTATTGTTGTTGCACAACGACAGAGATTTTTATAATATTGCCGATGTCATAAAAGAATTAAAGCTATATGAGTGA
- a CDS encoding BlaI/MecI/CopY family transcriptional regulator has translation MKKLQRISEAEKQIMEYIWKAGRPVTTSEIIRHLPEGKSWKQNTVITFLARLMKKGILKATRIGKANYYEPCVTEQEYRNFEIKQFINDVHKGSILGFITALCDSGDLTKEDIESIMKRLKE, from the coding sequence ATGAAAAAATTGCAACGGATATCCGAGGCGGAAAAACAGATTATGGAGTACATTTGGAAAGCCGGGCGCCCGGTGACAACTTCGGAAATCATCCGGCATTTACCTGAGGGAAAATCATGGAAGCAAAATACAGTGATTACTTTTTTGGCCCGTTTGATGAAAAAAGGGATACTCAAGGCAACCAGGATAGGAAAAGCCAATTATTACGAGCCTTGTGTGACGGAACAGGAATACCGGAATTTTGAAATAAAACAATTTATTAATGATGTTCATAAAGGCTCCATTTTGGGCTTTATAACTGCGCTGTGTGACAGTGGCGATTTGACGAAGGAAGACATTGAAAGCATTATGAAACGTTTGAAAGAGTAG
- a CDS encoding M56 family metallopeptidase produces the protein MMINIYSQLFIMSFVAGGIYLILKLLSAVTLKYFTAAWHYYTNIAVYMFFLLPYHRWMSWLDLSFIKMPDKGFQLPSIAGLNPLTALNLAASGIAIPRQKSHAGASVYPELLPYLLMAGTLIFMVVILVQNYNLNRRIFRMCRLTDDMQILEVLSRCKQQMGITKQIPVYISPCITTPFLYGIFKPRIVLPDIKLSADELQCVFLHELTHWKRRDALLKYLMLFINAIHWFNPIAYAARFDIDHFCELSCDESVVKSMSNRERRRYCELMLSVLWNVADQNAKLFSAFSGRRKQLERRVDMILKDEGSKSKKWVRMVAIAMTLAIVSLGAISAGAMGTSAEIKGSSESVLPKPKEIPNYQYQVNEYGETYGSNAYADIVGEEPDLVAAIGIDGTHGYVRSSDLDPFPSPRTPEEAVAQNNLGPRMIPLYDKDGKTVIGKFKIGSGRVEYFTDDKN, from the coding sequence ATGATGATTAACATTTACAGCCAGCTCTTTATCATGTCGTTTGTAGCCGGAGGAATATACCTGATTCTGAAACTTTTGAGTGCGGTAACTCTCAAATACTTTACTGCTGCCTGGCATTATTACACCAATATAGCTGTATATATGTTTTTCCTGCTGCCGTATCACCGGTGGATGTCATGGCTTGATCTGAGCTTTATAAAGATGCCCGATAAAGGCTTCCAACTGCCCTCTATCGCGGGATTAAACCCACTCACCGCTCTAAATCTCGCTGCCAGCGGTATAGCAATACCACGGCAAAAAAGCCATGCAGGAGCCTCCGTTTACCCTGAACTTTTACCCTATCTCCTGATGGCCGGAACTCTGATATTCATGGTTGTAATTCTTGTCCAGAACTATAATCTGAACCGCCGCATTTTCAGAATGTGCCGTTTGACTGATGATATGCAGATTTTGGAGGTACTTTCCAGGTGTAAACAACAAATGGGCATAACAAAACAAATCCCCGTATACATCTCGCCCTGCATAACAACACCCTTTCTGTACGGCATCTTTAAGCCCCGAATTGTCTTGCCGGATATTAAACTTTCTGCGGACGAATTGCAATGCGTTTTTCTTCATGAACTGACCCACTGGAAACGCCGTGATGCATTGTTGAAATATCTGATGCTTTTTATCAACGCGATACATTGGTTCAACCCTATAGCCTATGCGGCAAGATTCGACATTGACCACTTTTGCGAACTTTCCTGTGACGAAAGTGTTGTCAAATCCATGAGCAATCGGGAAAGGAGGCGGTATTGTGAGTTGATGCTGAGTGTGCTCTGGAACGTTGCGGACCAGAACGCCAAATTATTTTCCGCATTCAGCGGCAGGCGGAAACAACTGGAAAGGAGGGTCGATATGATACTGAAAGATGAAGGCTCAAAGAGCAAAAAATGGGTACGCATGGTTGCCATCGCAATGACACTGGCAATCGTATCATTAGGTGCTATTTCGGCAGGTGCCATGGGGACGTCTGCCGAAATCAAAGGCAGCAGTGAATCTGTTTTGCCAAAACCCAAAGAAATTCCAAATTATCAATATCAAGTAAATGAATATGGTGAAACATATGGTTCGAACGCGTATGCCGACATCGTAGGAGAGGAACCGGATTTGGTTGCAGCTATAGGTATAGATGGAACACATGGGTATGTTCGGTCCTCGGACCTGGATCCTTTCCCTTCTCCGCGCACACCGGAGGAAGCCGTAGCTCAAAACAATCTTGGACCAAGAATGATACCCCTTTATGATAAAGACGGTAAAACCGTTATTGGAAAATTTAAAATTGGATCGGGACGAGTTGAATATTTCACTGATGATAAAAACTAA
- a CDS encoding Eco57I restriction-modification methylase domain-containing protein, which yields MKNKEPFTKNVHPGHSKFGFDISDKIKTYLSNINNCHKETARSMMFTLLLQELFGYKSTFIESYVGGIESFIKVKEKDHVLKGEVDNLYGNIIIEFESNIPKKLSQAKEQLRKYLAILWLQEHSDERTPYICIATDGERFYTYSPSLLEPAGDITPDNIELNLNERVNWNDLNPAEIYFFLDRYFFRQCRLHPDSVNFKKDFGVQSHAFHVINNNLLALWNKLKCHSMYKVIYENWEKYLSIVYGNKVTGDELFIRHTYLATLAKLMAWMRLSEHASLTNSADHIYEILSGQFFKNQGIENFIEEDFFAWLIRKEARNMTVKIANQIFSLLMNYDLTRASGDVLKTLYQELVDPETRHDLGEYYTPDWLAHKIIKKILDDNPRCDMFDPSCGSGTFLYLAIQEKCERLKNSSDTLNHILKSVIGADVHPLAVMIAKTNYIMALGELLKKRSAGNVAIPVYLADTILLPESDVERESTYYCVQLENCKVKIPETLLQHIYDYDQAVNLAREFAEKNKQNNGSLSMESFKNLLSARKFPHVNDQSIVESLYELSRTLMEFLNAERDSIWAYMLKNIFKPLFWRNKFDCVVGNPPWIALRFLNQPYQDFLKKQILHEYELLSGRSELVTHLEMAALFLVRTADLYLKSGGVIAFVFPKSIFYADQHDGLRRCIFKLKDDYQDNLFWEEIWDCENVTPLFNVPSCVVMAKKSKDFTMNYPVDGIILQGNLECKNAGLPEAEKQLKVAKTSYYLHIRGKRSFWASGRGNTENIVSYYRSRFKQGATIVPRSFWFVKLNQSPLGFDLNCPPVITFTPSKSGPVRDYKDIEIRGNIESPFLYCTLLGDDVIPFAYRNIQMIVLPIEPTNNGYQIVDIDSANEKGCFKLAEWIKQADFNWFKLRSKKTKNNASIFEWIDYQKKLTTQNPLKKYKVIYPNFQRVSVACVVDTDGILRQATHLFGVSINGFIVESAFYYYETDDVREAYYLCACLNSSIIDDLLGPLRKKSQKNHPNVHKKIFDVAPIPKFNESDQLHKQLSDLGLECNGKVLKWLKSIEDVDKKSVGDLRKKVRTIISNELKIIDELFSKIIKK from the coding sequence TTGAAAAATAAAGAACCTTTCACAAAAAATGTTCACCCTGGGCATTCCAAATTCGGTTTCGATATTTCCGACAAAATTAAAACTTACTTGAGTAACATAAATAACTGTCATAAAGAAACCGCACGGTCCATGATGTTCACATTATTGCTGCAGGAACTTTTTGGATATAAGTCAACATTTATCGAATCATATGTTGGCGGAATTGAAAGTTTTATTAAAGTAAAAGAAAAAGACCATGTTCTGAAGGGTGAAGTAGACAATCTTTATGGCAATATAATAATTGAATTTGAATCAAACATTCCTAAAAAATTGTCGCAGGCGAAAGAACAATTACGAAAGTATTTGGCCATATTATGGCTCCAGGAACATAGTGATGAAAGAACACCGTATATATGCATTGCAACAGACGGTGAACGTTTTTACACCTATTCCCCCTCGCTATTAGAACCAGCAGGTGACATTACGCCTGATAACATCGAGCTAAATTTAAATGAAAGGGTCAACTGGAATGACCTAAATCCTGCAGAAATTTACTTTTTCCTTGATCGCTATTTTTTTCGGCAATGCAGGCTCCATCCGGATAGCGTGAACTTTAAAAAAGATTTTGGCGTACAAAGTCATGCATTTCACGTTATAAATAATAACCTCCTGGCACTGTGGAACAAATTAAAATGCCATAGCATGTATAAAGTGATTTATGAAAATTGGGAGAAGTATTTGAGCATCGTATATGGCAATAAGGTTACGGGAGATGAATTGTTTATTCGCCATACCTATTTGGCAACACTGGCAAAACTTATGGCATGGATGAGGCTCTCAGAACATGCGTCTTTAACTAACAGTGCAGACCATATTTACGAAATTCTGAGTGGTCAGTTTTTCAAAAACCAGGGAATTGAAAATTTTATTGAAGAGGATTTCTTTGCATGGCTTATACGTAAAGAAGCCCGGAATATGACGGTAAAAATAGCAAATCAAATTTTTAGTCTTTTAATGAATTATGACCTGACCAGGGCTTCCGGAGATGTTTTAAAAACGTTGTATCAAGAATTGGTTGACCCCGAAACCCGTCACGATCTTGGAGAATATTACACTCCGGACTGGCTGGCACATAAGATTATTAAAAAAATTCTGGATGACAATCCTCGATGTGATATGTTTGACCCTTCGTGTGGTTCCGGAACCTTTCTGTACCTGGCAATTCAGGAAAAATGTGAACGTTTAAAAAATAGCAGTGATACTCTAAACCATATCTTAAAATCCGTTATAGGCGCTGATGTACATCCACTGGCGGTTATGATTGCAAAGACCAATTATATAATGGCCCTGGGAGAATTGCTGAAAAAGAGAAGCGCAGGGAATGTCGCTATACCCGTCTATCTGGCCGATACAATTTTACTCCCCGAGAGCGATGTTGAAAGGGAATCGACATATTACTGTGTACAGCTTGAAAATTGTAAAGTGAAAATTCCCGAAACTCTTCTGCAACATATTTATGACTATGACCAGGCAGTTAATCTAGCCAGGGAGTTTGCCGAAAAGAATAAGCAAAATAATGGATCTCTTTCTATGGAATCATTCAAAAACCTGCTTTCAGCACGAAAATTTCCGCATGTAAACGATCAATCTATTGTTGAATCATTATATGAGTTATCCAGAACATTAATGGAATTTTTGAATGCAGAACGGGACAGTATCTGGGCATATATGCTGAAAAACATTTTTAAACCCTTGTTTTGGAGAAACAAGTTTGATTGCGTTGTCGGAAATCCGCCGTGGATTGCCCTTCGATTTTTAAACCAGCCATATCAGGATTTTCTAAAAAAACAAATTCTACACGAATATGAATTGCTGTCAGGGCGCAGCGAGCTTGTTACTCATCTTGAAATGGCTGCTCTGTTTCTGGTTCGCACAGCGGATCTATACCTGAAAAGTGGCGGCGTGATTGCTTTTGTTTTCCCTAAGAGTATATTTTATGCCGACCAGCATGATGGTTTGCGAAGGTGTATATTTAAGTTAAAAGATGATTATCAAGATAATTTATTTTGGGAAGAAATTTGGGATTGTGAAAATGTAACACCGCTATTTAATGTTCCTTCATGCGTAGTTATGGCAAAAAAAAGCAAGGATTTTACAATGAATTATCCGGTTGATGGAATTATATTACAGGGCAATCTAGAATGTAAAAATGCAGGTTTACCAGAAGCCGAAAAGCAACTAAAAGTTGCCAAGACAAGTTATTATCTCCATATACGAGGGAAAAGGTCATTCTGGGCCTCCGGCAGGGGCAACACAGAAAATATAGTCAGTTATTACAGGTCGAGATTCAAACAAGGGGCGACAATTGTGCCGCGTTCATTTTGGTTTGTAAAGTTAAACCAGTCTCCCTTGGGCTTTGATTTAAACTGTCCGCCGGTAATTACTTTTACACCGAGTAAAAGCGGGCCTGTTCGAGACTATAAAGATATAGAGATAAGAGGGAATATCGAGTCGCCTTTTCTTTACTGCACTTTACTCGGTGATGATGTAATTCCTTTTGCATACAGAAACATACAGATGATAGTTCTTCCCATAGAACCCACGAACAATGGCTATCAAATTGTCGATATTGATTCTGCAAATGAAAAGGGATGTTTTAAGCTGGCGGAATGGATAAAACAGGCCGATTTTAATTGGTTTAAGCTACGCTCAAAAAAAACAAAAAATAATGCGAGCATATTTGAATGGATCGACTACCAAAAAAAATTAACCACACAAAATCCATTAAAGAAATACAAAGTAATTTATCCCAATTTTCAACGTGTCAGTGTTGCCTGTGTTGTCGACACGGATGGAATATTGCGCCAGGCAACCCATCTATTTGGGGTTTCCATTAACGGTTTTATTGTTGAAAGTGCATTTTATTATTATGAGACAGATGATGTTAGAGAAGCATATTATCTGTGCGCCTGCTTAAATTCGTCTATAATTGACGACCTCCTGGGGCCGTTGAGAAAAAAGTCCCAAAAAAATCATCCCAATGTCCATAAAAAGATATTCGATGTGGCACCTATTCCCAAATTCAATGAATCGGATCAACTCCACAAACAATTATCTGACCTTGGCTTGGAATGCAATGGAAAAGTATTAAAATGGCTCAAAAGCATTGAAGACGTGGACAAAAAAAGTGTGGGCGATCTTAGAAAAAAAGTGCGAACAATCATTTCCAATGAACTGAAAATTATAGACGAACTATTTTCTAAAATAATAAAAAAGTGA